The Veillonellaceae bacterium genome has a window encoding:
- the msrA gene encoding peptide-methionine (S)-S-oxide reductase MsrA yields MKKIWLAGGCFWGVEAYFQQLKGVLDTTVGYGQGFTKNPTYEEVCSGQTGHTEICEIIYDETILPLPKVLEHFFRIIDPTTLNRQGPDRGTQYRTGIYYNDSGDLPVIKEFVQKMQTGYDKPIVVEVEPIKNFSAAENYHQDYLMKTPGGYCHINLALACPDERK; encoded by the coding sequence ATGAAGAAAATTTGGCTGGCGGGAGGATGTTTCTGGGGTGTCGAGGCTTATTTCCAGCAGTTAAAAGGGGTGCTAGATACAACGGTAGGTTATGGGCAAGGTTTTACTAAAAATCCTACCTATGAGGAGGTTTGTTCGGGGCAAACAGGTCATACAGAAATATGCGAGATAATATATGATGAGACAATATTGCCGCTGCCTAAAGTTCTGGAGCATTTTTTCCGGATAATAGATCCAACCACGCTAAACCGTCAAGGTCCGGATCGGGGAACGCAGTATCGCACAGGAATATATTATAACGACAGTGGCGATTTACCTGTAATTAAAGAATTTGTACAAAAAATGCAAACTGGCTATGATAAGCCGATTGTTGTAGAGGTCGAGCCTATAAAAAATTTTTCAGCAGCCGAAAACTATCACCAGGATTATCTTATGAAGACGCCGGGCGGCTACTGTCATATTAATTTAGCTTTAGCATGTCCGGATGAACGTAAATAA
- a CDS encoding aminopeptidase: protein MLNKILLEKYARLIVKTGINLQKNQTLVISSPIECAEFTRVVSEAAYKEGARDVVIRWTDELSTKIRYLLAPEEVFDEFPDWQKEFFMFYVRQGAAFISIAAEDPELLKDVEASRVVRAQKASSMALKEYRERLMSNKNVWCVASVPTKAWAAKVFPELPVDRAVDKLWEAIFKTVRVDNDDPVKAWENHKSNLKQSMEFLNSHKFKYLHYKNSLGTDLTIELPDNHIWLGGSEYSPEGVEFIANMPTEEVFTLPKKTGVNGRVVSAKPLNYNGNLIENFSFIFKEGRITEYSAEKGYEILKSLIETDEGSHYLGEVALVPFDSPISKLDILFYNTLFDENASCHLAIGKAYPVCIKCGENLNKEELDAIGVNDSLVHEDFMIGTEDLEITGTTADGREILIFKNGNFVEH, encoded by the coding sequence ATTTTGAATAAGATTTTGCTTGAAAAATATGCCCGTCTTATTGTAAAGACCGGGATCAACCTTCAAAAGAATCAAACTCTGGTAATATCATCACCGATTGAATGCGCTGAATTTACCAGAGTTGTAAGCGAGGCGGCTTATAAGGAGGGCGCTCGTGATGTAGTTATTCGCTGGACTGATGAATTATCAACCAAAATTCGCTATCTCTTGGCTCCTGAGGAAGTTTTTGATGAATTTCCTGATTGGCAAAAAGAGTTTTTTATGTTTTATGTACGGCAGGGCGCTGCTTTTATAAGTATTGCGGCAGAAGATCCCGAGCTCCTCAAAGATGTAGAAGCAAGCAGAGTAGTTAGGGCACAAAAAGCAAGCAGCATGGCGCTTAAAGAATACCGGGAAAGACTGATGAGCAATAAAAACGTCTGGTGTGTTGCGTCGGTTCCGACCAAGGCTTGGGCAGCCAAGGTATTTCCGGAGCTGCCTGTGGATCGGGCGGTTGATAAACTCTGGGAGGCTATATTCAAAACAGTCAGGGTGGATAACGATGATCCGGTAAAGGCGTGGGAAAACCATAAAAGTAATTTAAAACAGAGTATGGAATTTTTGAATTCTCATAAGTTCAAATACTTGCATTACAAAAATTCACTAGGAACGGACTTAACGATTGAACTACCTGATAATCATATTTGGCTGGGCGGCTCTGAATATAGTCCGGAAGGAGTCGAATTCATCGCCAATATGCCCACAGAAGAAGTATTTACATTGCCGAAAAAGACGGGTGTCAACGGGCGGGTCGTAAGTGCCAAGCCGCTTAATTATAATGGTAATCTCATTGAGAACTTTTCATTCATTTTCAAGGAGGGACGAATCACAGAGTACAGCGCCGAAAAGGGTTATGAAATTCTAAAGAGCCTAATCGAAACTGACGAAGGCTCCCATTATCTTGGCGAAGTAGCATTAGTTCCGTTTGATTCACCAATTTCAAAACTGGATATTTTGTTTTATAATACGCTATTTGATGAAAATGCCTCGTGCCACCTTGCTATAGGAAAGGCTTATCCAGTATGTATAAAATGTGGCGAAAACCTGAACAAGGAAGAACTGGACGCGATTGGAGTTAATGATTCATTGGTTCATGAAGATTTTATGATAGGGACTGAAGACCTTGAAATCACAGGGACAACTGCGGACGGGCGCGAAATACTAATCTTTAAGAATGGTAACTTCGTTGAGCACTAA
- a CDS encoding phosphoenolpyruvate hydrolase family protein has translation MAILRIEILKNIREQIAKGLPVIGAGAGTGISAKSAEAGGVDLIVIYNSGRYRMAGRGSLAGLMPYGDANGIVVEMASEVLPVVKRTPVLAGVCGTDPFRLMDVFLRQLKDIGFSGVQNFPTVGLCDGVFRQNLEETGMGYDLEVAMIAEAHKLDMLTTPYVFSEEDAVKMAKAGADVLVAHMGLTTKGTIGAHTALTLDECVVKIQAIHDAAKAVNPDIMVICHGGPIAEPDDAAYILQHTKGVIGFFGASSMERLPTEKAIAAQVRSFKGIQF, from the coding sequence ATGGCAATTTTGAGAATTGAAATTTTAAAAAATATCCGTGAGCAAATCGCGAAAGGATTACCCGTTATCGGCGCCGGAGCCGGTACCGGTATATCGGCTAAGAGCGCCGAAGCGGGCGGGGTAGACCTAATTGTTATCTATAACTCCGGGCGCTATAGAATGGCCGGAAGAGGATCCTTGGCAGGTCTCATGCCATACGGCGATGCCAACGGTATTGTTGTCGAGATGGCAAGTGAGGTATTGCCGGTAGTTAAGAGAACGCCGGTTTTGGCCGGGGTATGCGGCACTGACCCGTTCCGTCTGATGGATGTTTTTCTGCGTCAGCTAAAAGACATCGGTTTTTCCGGGGTGCAGAACTTCCCGACTGTCGGTCTTTGTGATGGTGTGTTCCGGCAGAACTTAGAAGAGACCGGCATGGGTTACGACTTGGAAGTCGCAATGATCGCCGAGGCTCACAAACTTGATATGCTTACAACCCCTTATGTTTTTTCTGAAGAAGACGCTGTTAAGATGGCTAAAGCAGGAGCCGACGTTTTGGTAGCCCATATGGGGCTTACGACAAAAGGAACGATTGGGGCGCATACGGCTTTAACACTTGATGAATGTGTTGTAAAAATTCAAGCTATTCATGATGCTGCAAAAGCCGTTAACCCTGATATAATGGTTATTTGTCACGGCGGTCCGATTGCCGAGCCTGATGATGCCGCCTATATACTTCAACATACTAAGGGGGTTATCGGTTTCTTCGGAGCATCAAGTATGGAAAGGCTACCGACTGAAAAAGCCATCGCCGCCCAAGTCAGGTCGTTTAAAGGTATTCAGTTTTAA
- a CDS encoding GDSL family lipase, translating to MKLYKIILVISALVLLAAPSFAQPGKIQLLWPSAQDAVMYELEIAEIAIRSNKQAPQENVVYTTPYIYTPGTEISLSELGERDISKLYYRVRPLDLEQNPIGPFTEPVALEKSEINPTKPATTAYHNRQPALLYPVYSWIPVLGAERYEIEVTNKSPENPNGTEPSQFRVRVYSMGRGFDYYDLEAFREAGTYYWRVIAFNDEGQPIGTYSDAVMFKVHTGGYHWAAFGDSITHGGGAISNPPSDRRFDYSAYLPFPVKNLGRSGDTSAMLADRFDSDVLPFKPQYLLILGGSNSIRGGAKGEEVIADLITIKQKCEANDIIPIFLTLPPVNPERIERVFDQSTADNWQLELAKVNAFLRTQPYVVDIYSALVDEKGILPVKYAQDGLHPDISGKKVIAGQIMGFLAKTRLP from the coding sequence TTGAAACTATATAAAATAATTTTAGTAATAAGCGCTTTAGTTTTATTAGCAGCGCCATCATTTGCCCAGCCAGGCAAAATTCAGCTGTTATGGCCAAGTGCTCAGGATGCCGTAATGTACGAACTTGAAATAGCCGAAATTGCTATTCGCAGCAATAAGCAGGCGCCTCAGGAAAACGTTGTATACACAACACCATACATTTATACACCAGGCACTGAAATCAGTTTATCTGAGCTAGGTGAACGGGATATAAGTAAGCTCTACTATCGGGTCAGGCCGTTAGATTTAGAACAAAATCCGATAGGACCGTTCACTGAACCAGTAGCTTTAGAAAAAAGTGAGATCAATCCGACAAAGCCTGCTACGACAGCTTATCATAACAGGCAGCCGGCGCTATTATATCCGGTGTATTCTTGGATCCCGGTGCTAGGAGCAGAACGGTATGAGATTGAGGTAACGAATAAATCTCCTGAGAACCCGAATGGGACAGAACCGTCACAATTTAGAGTGCGTGTTTATTCTATGGGCAGGGGCTTTGATTATTATGATTTGGAAGCGTTCCGAGAGGCCGGCACTTATTATTGGCGGGTAATTGCCTTTAACGACGAAGGACAGCCAATTGGGACTTATTCTGACGCGGTTATGTTTAAGGTGCACACAGGCGGTTATCATTGGGCTGCGTTTGGTGACAGCATTACTCATGGCGGCGGCGCTATTTCAAACCCGCCTTCCGATAGGCGGTTTGACTATTCAGCTTACTTGCCGTTCCCGGTCAAAAACTTGGGGCGCAGCGGTGATACTTCGGCCATGTTGGCTGATCGGTTTGATAGCGATGTATTGCCCTTTAAACCGCAATATCTTTTAATACTAGGCGGTAGTAACAGCATAAGGGGCGGTGCCAAAGGTGAAGAAGTAATTGCCGATTTAATAACGATAAAACAAAAGTGCGAGGCTAACGATATTATTCCGATCTTTTTAACACTGCCGCCGGTAAACCCTGAGCGTATTGAGCGCGTTTTCGATCAGTCAACAGCAGATAACTGGCAGCTAGAGCTTGCCAAGGTCAATGCATTTCTCAGAACTCAGCCTTATGTTGTTGATATCTATTCGGCTTTAGTCGATGAAAAGGGTATCTTGCCGGTAAAGTATGCTCAAGATGGTCTGCATCCTGATATTTCTGGCAAAAAGGTTATCGCGGGGCAGATAATGGGATTCTTAGCAAAAACCCGCTTGCCGTAA
- a CDS encoding RluA family pseudouridine synthase — protein MRSFSVFKISPEHQGLTVEAYLKQILHYSGRKLQKLTRKKGILLNNKPVFLQRNLSAADTLSILILEDASYGVQPEKGSITILYEDECLLVLDKPARQLVHPAGRTNSGTLANYLAFHFKERNVVAAIRPLHRLDRDTSGCVIFAKNAESQSKLEQQLKAGQLKRTYQALVKGFIEPPIGTINAAIGAHPQHPNRRTITPTGEQAITHYKVLEKYNNASLVELNLETGRTHQIRLHLAYLGNPILGDGMYGVRSPLIARQALHASSVTFYHLKEKRQLTVDAPLPGDFTQAIGNLRQAGFC, from the coding sequence ATGAGATCATTTTCAGTATTTAAAATTTCGCCGGAGCACCAAGGCCTAACTGTAGAAGCTTATCTAAAACAGATACTCCACTACTCAGGCCGCAAGCTTCAAAAATTAACACGAAAAAAAGGCATATTGCTTAATAATAAACCGGTTTTTTTACAAAGGAATTTATCAGCAGCGGATACCCTGAGTATTCTCATCCTCGAAGATGCTTCCTACGGCGTACAGCCTGAAAAAGGGAGTATTACTATCCTTTATGAAGATGAGTGCCTGTTGGTATTAGATAAGCCGGCACGCCAGCTTGTGCATCCCGCAGGACGGACTAACTCCGGAACATTGGCAAATTATCTTGCCTTCCATTTTAAAGAACGTAATGTCGTCGCAGCCATCCGCCCTCTGCACAGGTTAGATCGTGATACATCAGGCTGTGTTATTTTTGCTAAAAATGCCGAAAGTCAGTCTAAACTAGAGCAGCAGCTAAAAGCCGGGCAATTAAAACGAACTTACCAAGCATTAGTCAAAGGATTTATTGAACCGCCAATTGGTACAATTAACGCCGCCATCGGCGCACATCCCCAGCATCCCAACCGACGGACAATTACGCCAACCGGTGAGCAAGCCATAACTCATTACAAAGTTCTCGAAAAATATAACAATGCATCATTGGTTGAGTTAAACCTGGAGACCGGCCGAACTCACCAAATCCGGCTGCATTTAGCCTACCTGGGAAATCCAATCCTTGGCGACGGTATGTATGGCGTACGCTCGCCCCTTATAGCCCGTCAGGCGCTGCACGCCTCCTCAGTAACCTTCTACCATTTAAAAGAAAAGCGCCAACTGACTGTTGACGCTCCTTTACCCGGTGATTTTACTCAAGCTATCGGAAATTTACGGCAAGCGGGTTTTTGCTAA
- the aspA gene encoding aspartate ammonia-lyase, with product MRLEHDFLGELQLPDDAYYGVQTLRAMENFKITGQKIDSDFIIALAMVKKAAAKANMATGRLDKTIGEALVAAADELISGKLHDQFPVDPIQGGAGTSINMNTNEVLCNRALEIIGDKKGNYDRISPNNHANMAQSTNDAFPTAIKVCIVRKGRILISALRGLADALDEKAVEFKHVLKMGRTHLQDAVPVTLGQEMAAYASAVRRGVGRIESVLHHLYAINMGATAVGTGLNAEPEYIIEVAKQLAEITDEPFVTADDLIDATNNTDAFADVSSALKVTALVLIKIANDFRLMASGPRCGLHEIDLPPRQPGSSIMPGKVNPVIPEVLNQTCYQVIGNDLAVTMGVENGQFELNVMEPVMAFNIFNSISYLTNAVNAFTSHCVKGVKANVEQCEEWLDKSVGIITALLPHIGYENSSMLAKEAYKTGRPVRQIILEKGLLTKEAMDIILSPEEMTKPGIAGQQLLKK from the coding sequence ATGCGGTTAGAACATGATTTTCTAGGTGAATTGCAATTACCAGATGATGCTTACTATGGTGTGCAAACTCTTAGAGCAATGGAAAACTTCAAAATTACCGGCCAAAAAATTGATTCAGATTTTATTATTGCTTTGGCTATGGTAAAAAAAGCGGCTGCCAAAGCCAATATGGCAACTGGACGTTTAGACAAGACTATCGGCGAAGCTCTTGTAGCTGCAGCAGACGAGCTTATCAGCGGTAAGTTACATGACCAGTTTCCGGTAGATCCAATCCAAGGCGGCGCAGGTACTTCAATTAATATGAACACTAACGAAGTTCTGTGTAATCGCGCGCTTGAAATTATTGGTGATAAAAAAGGCAATTATGATCGAATTTCTCCGAATAACCACGCTAATATGGCTCAGTCAACTAATGATGCCTTTCCCACAGCAATCAAGGTTTGCATTGTTCGTAAAGGACGCATCTTAATTAGCGCATTGCGCGGACTTGCGGACGCCCTTGATGAAAAAGCTGTTGAATTTAAGCATGTTCTTAAAATGGGTAGGACTCATCTTCAGGATGCCGTGCCTGTCACGCTTGGCCAAGAAATGGCTGCCTATGCATCAGCAGTTCGTCGCGGCGTCGGCCGTATTGAGAGTGTTTTGCATCATTTATATGCCATAAATATGGGCGCAACTGCCGTTGGTACGGGTCTTAATGCTGAGCCTGAGTATATCATCGAGGTTGCGAAACAACTTGCTGAGATAACGGACGAACCGTTTGTAACAGCTGATGATTTAATTGATGCAACAAATAATACCGATGCTTTTGCTGATGTATCGTCTGCACTCAAAGTTACTGCCTTAGTGCTCATTAAAATTGCTAATGATTTCCGTCTGATGGCGTCAGGTCCTCGCTGTGGGCTTCATGAAATTGACCTACCGCCGCGTCAGCCTGGTTCATCCATCATGCCTGGCAAAGTAAACCCGGTTATTCCGGAAGTGCTTAACCAGACCTGTTACCAAGTTATCGGCAATGATTTGGCGGTAACTATGGGCGTTGAAAATGGCCAGTTCGAACTTAATGTAATGGAACCTGTAATGGCTTTCAATATTTTTAACTCGATTTCATATCTGACGAATGCTGTTAACGCCTTCACTAGCCATTGCGTAAAAGGTGTTAAAGCCAATGTTGAGCAATGTGAAGAATGGCTAGATAAGAGTGTTGGTATTATTACAGCTTTGCTGCCGCATATTGGCTATGAAAACTCGTCAATGCTGGCAAAGGAAGCTTATAAAACTGGTCGGCCTGTTAGACAGATTATTCTTGAAAAAGGTTTGCTAACTAAAGAAGCTATGGATATTATCCTTTCGCCTGAAGAAATGACCAAGCCAGGTATCGCTGGTCAGCAACTGCTTAAAAAGTAA
- a CDS encoding short-chain-enoyl-CoA hydratase codes for MTKYENLLFEVEDGIGIVTINRPKVLNALNRATITEIEALFSELVEDNSVKVVIVTGSGEKSFVAGADIAEMQSMTAIEGRKWGKLAQAVFNKIDNLPQPVIAAVNGYALGGGCELAMACDIRIASEKAKFGQPEVSLGIPPGFGGTQRLPRLIGKGRAKELLFTGEMIDAQEAYRIGLVNRVVKPEELITTARDIARKIMQRGEIAVKMCKAAVNEGLDMDLDSGLAYEAEVFGLCFATEDQKEGMQAFLEKRQPVFKGR; via the coding sequence GTGACAAAATACGAAAATCTGTTGTTTGAAGTAGAAGATGGCATCGGTATTGTAACGATTAATCGGCCTAAAGTATTAAACGCTTTAAATCGGGCGACTATCACCGAAATTGAGGCGCTGTTCAGTGAGTTGGTTGAGGATAATAGTGTAAAGGTTGTTATTGTTACCGGAAGCGGCGAAAAGTCATTCGTGGCTGGCGCCGATATAGCCGAGATGCAGTCGATGACAGCTATAGAAGGCCGAAAATGGGGTAAATTGGCGCAGGCGGTCTTTAACAAAATTGACAATCTTCCCCAACCTGTAATTGCGGCTGTTAACGGCTATGCGCTCGGGGGTGGCTGCGAGTTGGCAATGGCCTGCGATATCAGAATCGCATCAGAAAAAGCAAAATTTGGTCAGCCGGAAGTGAGTCTTGGCATACCGCCCGGATTCGGCGGTACGCAGCGGTTGCCGCGTCTAATCGGCAAAGGTAGGGCCAAGGAGCTGCTGTTTACGGGTGAAATGATCGATGCTCAAGAGGCTTATCGAATCGGTTTGGTAAATAGAGTAGTAAAACCCGAAGAACTAATTACTACTGCTCGCGATATCGCCAGAAAAATAATGCAGAGGGGCGAAATAGCAGTAAAAATGTGCAAGGCAGCCGTGAATGAAGGTTTAGATATGGACCTCGATTCCGGACTGGCTTACGAGGCCGAAGTATTTGGGCTTTGTTTTGCGACTGAGGATCAAAAAGAAGGTATGCAAGCCTTTTTGGAAAAACGCCAGCCTGTATTTAAAGGCAGATAG
- a CDS encoding amidohydrolase: MTNTFADIVLTNGVVYTADQTDTVCQAVAVRGERIVFVGSGKDVQVYIGEQTKVYDLNGKMLIPGMIDSHIHPPGLSLLDLYEVQLFGIDSIEGYAEAVRQFIDKHPGISAVYGRGWSWAVLHGDELTKGPRKEHLDAVTKDIPVILRAHDGHTLWVNSKALEVNGITPDTEAPDGGIIEKNAAGELWGTLKESAMSLIALPEYSLEQITAAIEAFQAKMHRFGITGILCMASLAFEKIFKAFDALQQAGKLGLHVGGAMTVSPKEDIKAQFDGIKRVVGQFKSPNLKVISAKFFTDGVVEGGTSFLLAPYMPGAGKGDNYYGEFLWDTALLEQAFCEANSCGLSIHVHSTGDGSTRRVLDAFEYAQTKVPGNHRNVITHLQLVADEDIPRFKNLNVIASVQPYWQFKGPDWWHHVDYKFLGERAEKEFPLATFFKNNVVVASSSDYPATIVPNPLLAIEVGVTRNIDNGTLHGVEEITDIDDDRYLLNKKERATVRQMIRSFTINSAYMMFLDKDTGSIEVGKLADLVVLDQNLLTINPLDIEKTKVVMTFVKGQLVYSISE, encoded by the coding sequence TTGACCAATACATTTGCCGATATTGTACTAACAAATGGTGTTGTGTACACCGCTGATCAAACGGATACTGTGTGCCAAGCCGTGGCCGTTAGAGGAGAACGGATTGTTTTTGTCGGCAGCGGCAAAGATGTGCAAGTATATATTGGTGAGCAGACAAAAGTCTATGATCTTAACGGGAAAATGCTCATCCCCGGCATGATTGACTCCCACATCCATCCGCCGGGATTGTCGCTGCTCGATTTATACGAGGTTCAGCTATTTGGGATTGACAGTATCGAAGGCTATGCTGAAGCGGTAAGGCAGTTTATCGATAAGCATCCCGGTATTTCAGCCGTCTATGGCCGTGGCTGGTCCTGGGCTGTTTTGCATGGTGATGAGCTGACCAAGGGGCCGCGTAAAGAGCATCTTGATGCTGTAACTAAGGATATTCCGGTAATATTAAGGGCTCATGACGGACACACCCTATGGGTTAACTCCAAGGCTTTGGAAGTTAACGGGATAACCCCCGATACTGAGGCTCCTGACGGGGGTATTATCGAGAAAAATGCTGCCGGCGAATTATGGGGGACATTAAAAGAGTCTGCTATGTCGCTGATAGCGTTACCTGAATATAGTCTAGAACAAATAACTGCTGCTATAGAAGCTTTTCAGGCCAAGATGCACCGCTTTGGCATTACAGGCATTCTGTGTATGGCAAGTTTGGCTTTTGAAAAAATATTTAAAGCCTTTGATGCGTTGCAGCAGGCCGGAAAGCTAGGGCTTCATGTTGGCGGAGCCATGACGGTTAGTCCTAAGGAGGATATTAAAGCCCAGTTTGATGGTATCAAGCGCGTGGTTGGTCAGTTTAAGTCGCCTAATTTAAAGGTTATATCAGCTAAATTCTTTACAGATGGCGTTGTCGAAGGCGGCACAAGCTTTTTGCTTGCTCCTTATATGCCAGGAGCAGGCAAAGGGGATAACTATTATGGTGAGTTTCTCTGGGATACCGCATTGCTTGAGCAGGCTTTCTGTGAGGCAAACAGCTGCGGGCTATCAATTCATGTTCATTCTACCGGCGACGGTTCAACGCGAAGAGTTTTAGATGCTTTTGAATACGCTCAAACTAAAGTTCCAGGGAATCATCGCAATGTTATAACACATCTACAGCTTGTTGCCGATGAGGATATACCAAGGTTTAAAAACCTCAACGTTATTGCCAGTGTTCAGCCTTATTGGCAGTTTAAGGGGCCTGACTGGTGGCATCATGTAGATTACAAGTTTCTGGGTGAACGGGCCGAAAAGGAATTTCCGCTAGCAACTTTCTTTAAGAATAATGTTGTTGTGGCTTCATCGTCAGACTATCCGGCGACAATAGTGCCTAATCCTTTGTTAGCTATTGAGGTAGGTGTAACACGAAATATTGATAATGGTACTTTACATGGTGTAGAAGAAATTACAGATATCGATGATGATAGATATCTGCTTAATAAAAAGGAACGGGCAACCGTTCGGCAGATGATTCGGAGTTTTACAATTAACAGTGCATATATGATGTTCTTAGATAAAGACACTGGCTCAATAGAAGTTGGCAAGTTAGCCGATTTAGTGGTACTGGATCAGAATTTGTTGACCATAAACCCTCTTGATATCGAGAAGACAAAAGTGGTTATGACTTTTGTAAAAGGTCAGCTGGTATATTCCATCAGCGAATAA
- a CDS encoding carbon-nitrogen hydrolase family protein — MTTDKSVRVAVVQTAPVLMDRELTVKKTVSLALEAASKGAKIVLFPEALIPAYPRGLTFGTNVGARSLAGRKDFARYWDNSVVIPSAATDELGAAARKAGIYLAVGIIEREGEGSQSTLYCTIIYFGPDGSILGKHRKLKPTASERLIWGEGDGSTLTVVDTPFGKMGGLICWENYMPLARAAMYDSGLSIYLAPTADSRDAWQSTIRHIALEGRCFVLACNQFVTKDMYPTDLACYSELENAPEVMCRGGSAIIDPMGEYVAGPVYGKEDILIADLDLGLIAQSRFDFDVAGHYARPDVFQLIVNTEKKENVKRRNGGF; from the coding sequence ATGACCACAGACAAAAGTGTACGCGTTGCCGTTGTGCAAACTGCGCCGGTCCTTATGGACCGTGAACTGACTGTTAAAAAAACTGTGTCGCTGGCGCTTGAGGCTGCGAGTAAAGGCGCAAAAATTGTATTATTTCCTGAGGCATTAATACCGGCCTACCCCCGTGGGCTTACTTTTGGTACAAATGTTGGGGCGCGGTCTTTAGCAGGGCGAAAAGATTTTGCAAGGTATTGGGATAATTCAGTGGTCATTCCGAGTGCTGCTACTGACGAATTGGGGGCAGCAGCCCGCAAAGCCGGAATTTACTTGGCGGTCGGGATAATTGAGCGCGAGGGTGAAGGCAGCCAGAGTACATTATATTGCACGATTATATATTTCGGCCCTGATGGCAGTATATTGGGCAAGCATCGCAAGCTTAAGCCGACAGCATCTGAACGGCTCATTTGGGGTGAAGGAGACGGTAGTACTTTAACAGTCGTTGATACGCCGTTTGGTAAAATGGGTGGGCTCATCTGCTGGGAAAACTATATGCCGCTGGCCCGCGCCGCGATGTACGACAGCGGATTAAGCATTTACTTGGCGCCGACAGCCGACTCCAGGGATGCTTGGCAATCAACAATTCGCCATATCGCCCTAGAGGGAAGATGCTTTGTCCTGGCCTGTAACCAGTTTGTGACGAAAGATATGTATCCAACAGATTTGGCTTGTTATAGCGAACTGGAAAATGCACCCGAGGTTATGTGCCGGGGCGGCAGTGCAATCATTGATCCGATGGGCGAATACGTAGCCGGCCCGGTTTACGGCAAAGAAGATATTTTGATCGCCGATTTGGACTTGGGTCTAATTGCGCAAAGCCGGTTTGACTTTGATGTTGCTGGCCATTATGCCCGCCCGGACGTTTTTCAGCTTATTGTTAACACTGAGAAAAAGGAAAATGTTAAAAGGCGTAACGGAGGATTTTAA